The following are encoded in a window of Algiphilus aromaticivorans DG1253 genomic DNA:
- a CDS encoding HD domain-containing protein: protein MSISYTASTRFAEEESENFVLHPMRVMSLPRIHPAAPMRAYSVHLGTLDENFHGLIEIPDELAARIASGDVVLVNGWRLDDEFILADFFGEIRDVAPWHQVRIGSIPKGVNCEVGECAARQILQLIDEEIANPVVAQAVHAQLARSDFYAGFFAAPASSMAHHDFPGGLALHSLEVALIVARMPRSSFTNAIGRDIALAAALLHDIGKVEYVLSGYCCHGTGHETRTIALLGPILHWLRENEDSSVAELLLYLLSQDGKAAHASCPEAIAVRFADRMSATANASQQAFASAPRHFKYAKRKLGGPLADKTYYRALELHQHAAE, encoded by the coding sequence ATGAGCATCAGTTACACCGCTAGCACCCGGTTCGCAGAAGAAGAATCCGAGAACTTCGTTCTGCACCCCATGCGGGTGATGAGTCTTCCTCGGATACACCCGGCAGCACCGATGCGGGCGTACTCGGTACACCTCGGCACGCTGGATGAAAACTTTCACGGATTGATCGAGATCCCCGATGAGCTGGCGGCTCGCATTGCGAGCGGGGATGTCGTGCTGGTCAACGGATGGCGGCTTGACGACGAGTTCATTCTGGCTGACTTCTTCGGCGAGATTCGCGATGTCGCCCCCTGGCATCAGGTCCGCATTGGCTCCATTCCGAAAGGTGTCAATTGTGAAGTGGGGGAATGCGCTGCACGGCAGATCCTCCAGCTGATCGACGAGGAGATTGCGAACCCGGTGGTTGCGCAGGCCGTGCACGCCCAGCTCGCGCGCAGCGACTTCTACGCCGGCTTTTTCGCCGCCCCCGCTTCGTCCATGGCACATCACGACTTCCCCGGCGGGCTGGCCTTGCACAGCTTGGAGGTCGCGCTGATCGTCGCTCGGATGCCTCGCTCATCCTTCACCAATGCGATTGGGCGCGACATCGCCCTTGCAGCGGCCCTGCTTCACGATATCGGGAAGGTCGAGTACGTCCTGAGCGGCTACTGTTGCCACGGGACGGGCCACGAGACGAGGACGATTGCTCTGCTCGGCCCTATCCTCCACTGGCTGCGCGAGAATGAAGACAGCAGCGTTGCCGAACTCCTGCTGTACCTGCTGTCACAGGACGGCAAGGCCGCACACGCCAGCTGCCCCGAGGCCATCGCCGTCCGTTTCGCGGATCGCATGAGTGCGACGGCGAATGCGAGCCAGCAGGCCTTCGCCTCGGCGCCGAGGCACTTCAAGTACGCGAAGCGCAAGCTGGGCGGGCCGCTTGCGGACAAGACGTACTACCGCGCGTTGGAGTTGCACCAGCACGCCGCTGAGTAG